A section of the Phacochoerus africanus isolate WHEZ1 chromosome 4, ROS_Pafr_v1, whole genome shotgun sequence genome encodes:
- the LOC125123942 gene encoding pregnancy-associated glycoprotein 1-like, with translation MLRYCYFLNTWTQERSMKWLVILGLVTLSECLVMIPLTKVKSIRENLREKGLLKNFLKEHPFNMIQNRLNQKPAPQGKVSRQPLRNYFDMAYVGNISIGTPPQEFSVIFDTGSSDLWVPSIYCQSRACNTHRVFDPFKSTTFRYSGVPIELEYASGMMSGYLGYDTVRISNLIIMGQEFGYSQWEQNGAFDHAMFDGMLGLGYPGLAIEDTTPVFDNLRKRGLIAQPVFAFYLSTNKEEGSVVMFGGVDRSFYKGELKWVPLTKPNYWQIALDRITWRGYVVACKSGCQAVMDTGSSLLIGPTKEVINIHKLIKAKPFQEEFLIQCSTMNTLPDFIFIINNVQYPVPVQAYIQKGSSTGRCYSNFSGGTEDLSDKEFWILGDVFLRLYFTVFDRGQDRIGLAPAV, from the exons ATGCTCAGGTATTGCTATTTCCTGAATACCTGGACCCAGGAAAGGAGTATGAAGTGGCTTGTGATTCTTGGGCTGGTGACCCTCTCAGAGTGTTTAGTCAT GATCCCTCTAACAAAGGTCAAGTCCATCCGAGAAAACCTCAGAGAAAAAGGCTTGCTGAAGAATTTCCTGAAGGAACATCCTTTCAACATGATCCAGAACCGCCTGAACCAGAAACCTGCTCCTCAGGGGAAAGTCTCTCGTCAACCTCTGAGGAACTACTTTGAT ATGGCCTACGTGGGCAACATCAGCATCGGAACACCCCCACAGGAGTTCAGCGTCATCTTTGATACCGGCTCATCTGACTTGTGGGTGCCCTCCATCTACTGCCAAAGCAGGGCCTGTA ATACACACCGGGTCTTCGACCCTTTTAAATCCACTACCTTCCGGTACTCAGGTGTGCCCATTGAACTGGAATATGCCTCTGGGATGATGTCAGGATATCTTGGCTATGACACAGTTCGG ATCTCAAACCTTATCATCATGGGCCAGGAATTTGGCTACAGTCAGTGGGAACAAAATGGGGCCTTTGACCATGCAATGTTTGATGGTATGCTGGGCCTAGGCTACCCCGGCCTCGCCATTGAAGACACAACCCCCGTCTTTGACAACCTAAGGAAACGAGGCCTCATCGCTCAGCCTGTCTTTGCCTTCTACTTGAGCAC CAACAAAGAGGAGGGCAGCGTGGTGATGTTTGGTGGCGTGGACAGAAGCTTCTATAAAGGAGAGCTCAAGTGGGTGCCCCTGACAAAACCCAACTACTGGCAGATCGCCTTGGACAG GATCACATGGAGAGGATATGTTGTTGCTTGTAAGAGTGGCTGCCAGGCCGTCATGGATACTGGTTCCTCGCTGCTGATTGGCCCCACTAAAGAAGTCATCAACATCCATAAGCTCATCAAAGCTAAACCCTTCCAGGAGGAG TTCCTGATCCAGTGTAGTACCATGAACACCCTGCCTGACTTCATCTTCATCATTAACAATGTCCAATACCCAGTTCCTGTTCAAGCCTACATCCAAAAG gGTTCTTCTACTGGCCGCTGCTACAGCAACTTTAGTGGAGGCACAGAAGACTTGAGTGACAAAGAGTTCTGGATCCTGGGTGATGTCTTCTTAAGGCTGTACTTCACTGTTTTTGATCGAGGACAGGACAGGATTGGCCTGGCTCCCGCTGTGTAA